From the genome of Terriglobia bacterium:
ATGCTGCAGCGTTTCAAGAACGAAGCGCGCGCCGCCGGCGTGATGAACCATCCCAACATCATCACTATCTACGACGCCGGCGAGCAGGAAGGCATGTTCTACATTGCCATGGAGTACATCGAGGGGCACACGCTCCAGCAACTGCTCAAGCAGCAAAAGGTGCAACCGCTGGAGAAGATCATTGAAATCGTGCGGCAAGTATGCGCCGGCCTCGATTACGCCCACAGCCGCGGCATTATTCATCGCGACGTCAAGCCGGCCAACATCATGTTGCAGACCGACGGCCCGGTGAAGATCATGGACTTCGGCGTCGCCAAGGGCGGCGGCTCAGGTATGACCTCCACCGGGCAGGTGGTGGGCACGCCCAATTACATGTCTCCGGAACAGGTGAAGGGCAAGCCGCTGGACGGGCGCTCCGATCTGTTCAGCCTGGGGGTGGTGCTCTACGAAATGATCACGGGCGAGCGGCCGTTCGCCGACCAAAACGTCACCACGATTATCTACAAAATCGTGAACGAGGCCCCGTCGGCGCCGTGCGACCTCAAGGCCCACCTGCATCCCGGGTTGAACGCCGTGGTGATGAAGGCGCTGGCCAAGGCGCCCGAGCAGCGCTACGCCAGCGGCGCCGAGTTCGCCCGCGATCTGCAGAATTACCAGTCGCTGGACACCGCCACTGCAGTCGCGCCGACGCCTATCTTCAGGCCGGTCACTCCCACCAGCGAGGTCGTACAGGGCTCGCCAGCCGCGGAACCCGCTGCGGTTGCGGCGACAGCCACCAAGCCAGCCCCGCCGATGCCCCGCGCGCTCGATACCACGGTGGTAGCCCCCCCACGCGCGTCCGTTCCCGTGCCGCCGCCGAAGAAATCCAGGCCGGTGATTGCCATCGTGGCCGCCGTCGTGGTGGTTGCCCTGGCGCTGGGAGCATATCTGCGGTCGCCGCGCACGCCGTCGGGAGCGAACCCCAAGAACGCCAGCCCCGACGCAAGCACGCGGCAGGAAAAAGCACCGCCCGGAGCCCGTCCTCGCGCGCATGCGAATGGAGTCGCGGGCGCGCCGGCGCAGGCACCCGGCCAAGCGGCGACTGCGGCCGGTTTAGGCGACCTGCAAATTTCCTCGACGCCGTTTGGGGCCTCGGTGACGATCGATGGCAGAAACAACCGCGACTGGCAGACGCCGTTTGCGGCCAGGAGATTGACTCCCGGGCGGCACACGATAGGTTTCTCCCTCAAGGGCTATCAGCCGGAGACGCGCCAGATGGAGGTGGTTGCCGGACAGAAATTGCTGCTCGCCGTCAAATTGCAGGTAGCGTACGGCTATGTCGCGCTGAACAGCGACCCGACGGGCGCGGCCATTTACATAGACGGCCGCGACAGCG
Proteins encoded in this window:
- a CDS encoding protein kinase; translation: MSMEKIGRYQIAAELGKGAMGVVYKATDPNIGRTVAIKTLRFDVLSMDGEEMLQRFKNEARAAGVMNHPNIITIYDAGEQEGMFYIAMEYIEGHTLQQLLKQQKVQPLEKIIEIVRQVCAGLDYAHSRGIIHRDVKPANIMLQTDGPVKIMDFGVAKGGGSGMTSTGQVVGTPNYMSPEQVKGKPLDGRSDLFSLGVVLYEMITGERPFADQNVTTIIYKIVNEAPSAPCDLKAHLHPGLNAVVMKALAKAPEQRYASGAEFARDLQNYQSLDTATAVAPTPIFRPVTPTSEVVQGSPAAEPAAVAATATKPAPPMPRALDTTVVAPPRASVPVPPPKKSRPVIAIVAAVVVVALALGAYLRSPRTPSGANPKNASPDASTRQEKAPPGARPRAHANGVAGAPAQAPGQAATAAGLGDLQISSTPFGASVTIDGRNNRDWQTPFAARRLTPGRHTIGFSLKGYQPETRQMEVVAGQKLLLAVKLQVAYGYVALNSDPTGAAIYIDGRDSGQQTPARLTLNEGQHRIALRKEGYKPQITYAEVTSGRTFNFAPALAPVSGATPATPTNVASSQGTSPFHRLRRLFGKPGADDGVLEVRTRPKGAGIWLGEAQAPSRTPAKLAVAPGSYKLTLRLPGYKPITRSVTIEKGKMMGVEEILEPQ